The Streptococcus respiraculi sequence ATATTGAACGGATTAGGTCAACTAGGGATCGCCGTGTGATTCATCTTCATTTGACCAAAAAAGGAAGATTGGTCTATCGCTTGCACCAACGCTTTCACAATGAGATGGTGCGCCAGATTACAGCAGACATGGACGAAGCCGAATTTAAGGTCATGAAAAAAGGCCTCTTGAAACTCTATCATTTCTTGGAGGATTTAAAATGACGACCTTTGCAAAAATCAGCCAGGTGGCGCATTATGCCCCCGTACAAGTCATTGAAAATGATGATTTAGCGCAGCTGATGGATACGAGTGACGAATGGATTGCATCGCGAACAGGCATCCGCAGACGCCATATCACGAAGGATGAAGAAACCAGTGACTTGGCAACCAAAGTCGCACACCAGCTCTTGGAAAAAAGTGGCTATGCTCCAGAGACGATTGAGTTTATCATCGTTGCGACGATAACCCCTGATTCGGCTATGCCGTCGACGGCGGCGCGTGTTCAGGCGAGTATCGGTGCACATCAAGCCTTTGCCTACGACTTGGTTGCAGCTTGCTCGGGCTTTGTCTTTGCCTTATCAACCGCTGAGAAGTTGATTGCCTCAGGACGTTATCAAAGAGGAATGGTAATTGGGGCAGAAACCCTGTCAAAAACTCTTGACTGGTCAGACAGAAGTACGGCTGTTCTCTTTGGAGACGGTGCAGGTGGTGTCTTACTAGAAGCGACTGATCAACCGCATTTTCTCGGTGAACTTCATCGAACAGATGGCAGCAGAGGGAGCGATTTACAGTCAGGTGTCCTAGGGTTGTCCTCGCCCTTTTCAGAGGCAGGAGAAAGGAAGCCGTATCTGAAAATGGAGGGGCGCGCGATTTTTGAATTTGCGGTTCGGGATGTGACTAAGACCTTGCAAGACTTGCTTGCTAATCAGGGTTTGTCAGACGAGGATGTCGATTATTATTTGCTTCATCAGGCCAATCGGCGGATTTTGGAAAAAATGGCCAAGAAATTGGGGAGCGACCTAGCTAAATTTCCAGCCAATATGGCAGAATATGGCAACACCAGTGCAGCTAGCATTCCGATTTTACTTTCGGAATGTGTGGAGCAGGGAAAGATTTTTCTTGATGGTAGCCAAACACTTGTTATAAGTGGCTTTGGTGGTGGTCTGACATGGGGAGCAATCCTCTTAAAACTTTAGTTAATCAACTGTTTTACAGTTATTAAAAATTTTTATTATTATTTTCTTAAAGGAGAACAAACATGGCAGTATTTGAAAAAGTACAAGCAATTATCGTAGAAGAACTTGGTAAGGAAGCAGAAGAAGTAACCCTTACAACAACATTTGACGATTTAGATGCAGATTCATTGGATCTTTTCCAAGTGATTTCAGAAATCGAAGATGAATTTGATATTCAAATTGAATCTGAAGAAGGCTTGAATACAGTAGGTGACTTGGTAGCTTACGTGGAAGGGCAAACAAAATAAAAAGGATAAACAATCAAAAATGCTAGTCTCTAGCATTTTTACTAGGAACGATACTTTGATTATCAAAACATTGAACTATCAAAGTATTTTTTAGATATGGGTAGTGGGATGAAAGGAAATGCCCACTTCCTTGTTTAGTTAATTGTTTGATGTTCAAATGATTAGCTAAGCAACTGATGAATTGAAAAGGGGACATGATGCAAACAAAGATTACAGAACTACTGGGTATTGAGTATCCGATTTTCCAAGGTGGTATGGCTTGGGTGGCAGACGGTGACTTAGCAGGAGCAGTCTCAAATGCGGGCGGCCTAGGGATTATC is a genomic window containing:
- a CDS encoding beta-ketoacyl-ACP synthase III → MTTFAKISQVAHYAPVQVIENDDLAQLMDTSDEWIASRTGIRRRHITKDEETSDLATKVAHQLLEKSGYAPETIEFIIVATITPDSAMPSTAARVQASIGAHQAFAYDLVAACSGFVFALSTAEKLIASGRYQRGMVIGAETLSKTLDWSDRSTAVLFGDGAGGVLLEATDQPHFLGELHRTDGSRGSDLQSGVLGLSSPFSEAGERKPYLKMEGRAIFEFAVRDVTKTLQDLLANQGLSDEDVDYYLLHQANRRILEKMAKKLGSDLAKFPANMAEYGNTSAASIPILLSECVEQGKIFLDGSQTLVISGFGGGLTWGAILLKL
- a CDS encoding acyl carrier protein, coding for MAVFEKVQAIIVEELGKEAEEVTLTTTFDDLDADSLDLFQVISEIEDEFDIQIESEEGLNTVGDLVAYVEGQTK